In one window of Oceanispirochaeta sp. M1 DNA:
- a CDS encoding phosphoribosyltransferase: protein MEKIYITYNQIHNTVKNLTEEIKASGFDPDLMVAIGTGGFIPARMAKTFINIPVLTVGIAYYDLDDNLMDHPVITQWLDKPEKQIKGKKVLLVDEVDDTRATIGFCLDELMKHEPAEIAVLVIHNKNKNKKHEIPSYIKHYYVGKNFEDPWICYPWDAEDTVDQDRQALS, encoded by the coding sequence ATGGAAAAGATATATATCACTTACAATCAAATTCACAACACAGTCAAAAACCTGACCGAAGAAATCAAAGCATCAGGATTCGATCCTGATTTGATGGTTGCCATCGGAACCGGCGGATTTATCCCCGCTCGTATGGCTAAAACTTTTATCAACATACCTGTTCTCACTGTAGGAATTGCCTACTATGATCTGGATGATAACCTGATGGATCACCCCGTTATCACCCAGTGGCTGGACAAGCCTGAAAAACAGATTAAGGGAAAGAAGGTTCTCCTGGTTGATGAAGTGGATGACACAAGAGCCACCATCGGATTCTGCCTGGATGAGCTTATGAAGCATGAACCTGCGGAGATCGCCGTTCTGGTTATCCATAACAAGAACAAAAATAAGAAACACGAAATTCCTTCCTACATCAAACACTATTATGTTGGAAAAAATTTCGAAGATCCCTGGATCTGTTACCCCTGGGATGCAGAAGATACGGTGGATCAGGACAGGCAAGCCCTTTCCTGA
- a CDS encoding flagellar basal body-associated FliL family protein has translation MKIRFLTTFLVLAAFLSSCSSELAEYSYYKNLPETTGTTRDDPPLFFIIKVDLGYKWGDKKTQYSLAELKPVINDGLRNLLSGKTAVDYTIENEDQLKQEIMEMVNSTIHRYDSFKNVPGVESVAIVKKQVFEFR, from the coding sequence ATGAAAATCCGATTTCTGACAACTTTTCTGGTGCTGGCTGCATTTCTTTCCTCTTGTTCAAGTGAACTGGCAGAGTATTCATATTATAAAAATCTCCCTGAGACTACGGGAACAACCCGTGATGATCCTCCCCTCTTTTTTATTATCAAGGTGGACCTCGGCTATAAATGGGGTGACAAGAAAACCCAGTACAGTCTTGCCGAACTGAAGCCTGTGATCAATGACGGTCTGAGAAATCTATTAAGCGGAAAGACTGCTGTAGATTATACAATTGAGAATGAAGATCAGTTGAAGCAGGAAATCATGGAGATGGTAAATTCGACGATCCACCGTTACGATTCATTCAAGAATGTTCCAGGTGTTGAATCTGTTGCCATTGTAAAGAAGCAGGTATTTGAATTCCGATAA
- a CDS encoding peptide ABC transporter substrate-binding protein, whose product MQKKKTLFVFILTLAVLSFIHSEDSFTINFSPSSLSLNPQLGYTTAEAQIFTALYEGLVSYHPVTLQPEPGMAESWEISEDGLIYTFHLRDDLKWSNGDRLTAEEIRLSWEKLLTPGKKADYASLLDVIKGAKAYRSGKGSAEDIAIKAPDDRTFVIELEKKVPYFLQILCHYSFVPVHPSLDDSSNWWEASVIPVNGPYQFTKKPEKGIMKLEKNPEYWDIENVSISDIKIQFSDDPSELMQQFRLYEVDWVVSGWGSESIDPDRLVLHPLFATSYFYFNNQEEPWNDPRVRTGLALLLPWEQIRAPEYLPSSRLVPEIPGYPQFKGIEQGDIEKGLALLEEAGYPGGEGLPPIRIRVPYANTAGLQLMKESWEKHLVTEVIIDEIPFPRYFSSLKEKEYTLGSITWIGDYADPMTFLQMWQEGSSLNDADFNSEEYNRLLEEAVGDDRYQKMSEAEKLLLMTAQVLPMSHSPALNLIDLRFLEGWYPNVLDIHPFKYIKFKNDFMIPGTI is encoded by the coding sequence GTGCAGAAAAAGAAAACTCTCTTTGTATTTATATTAACCCTGGCAGTCCTGTCGTTTATCCATAGCGAGGACAGCTTTACAATCAACTTTTCCCCATCTTCCCTCTCATTGAATCCTCAACTTGGTTATACAACAGCCGAGGCTCAAATATTCACTGCTCTCTATGAAGGGCTGGTAAGTTACCATCCCGTAACTCTGCAGCCCGAACCTGGAATGGCTGAATCCTGGGAAATATCGGAAGACGGACTGATCTATACCTTCCATCTTCGGGATGATTTAAAGTGGAGCAACGGTGACAGATTGACCGCCGAAGAGATCCGCCTCTCCTGGGAAAAACTTCTCACACCGGGAAAAAAGGCTGATTATGCCTCACTACTGGATGTTATCAAAGGTGCAAAAGCCTACCGCAGCGGAAAAGGCAGTGCAGAAGATATAGCCATAAAGGCCCCCGATGACAGAACATTTGTCATTGAACTTGAAAAGAAGGTTCCTTACTTTCTGCAGATCCTCTGTCACTACAGCTTTGTTCCGGTTCATCCTTCTCTGGATGACAGCAGCAACTGGTGGGAAGCCTCGGTGATTCCTGTAAATGGGCCTTACCAATTTACAAAGAAACCCGAAAAAGGAATCATGAAACTGGAAAAAAATCCTGAATACTGGGACATCGAGAATGTAAGCATATCCGACATAAAGATCCAGTTCAGTGATGATCCTTCTGAACTGATGCAGCAATTCAGACTTTACGAGGTGGACTGGGTTGTATCAGGCTGGGGCAGTGAATCAATTGATCCCGACCGTCTGGTCCTTCATCCCTTGTTTGCTACCAGTTATTTCTATTTTAACAACCAGGAAGAACCCTGGAACGATCCCCGGGTAAGAACAGGTCTTGCCCTGCTCCTCCCCTGGGAACAGATAAGAGCTCCCGAATATCTACCCTCAAGCCGTCTTGTACCGGAGATTCCGGGATACCCTCAGTTTAAGGGGATAGAACAGGGAGATATAGAGAAGGGACTGGCACTGCTGGAAGAGGCAGGCTATCCCGGAGGTGAAGGTCTTCCGCCTATCAGGATAAGAGTACCCTACGCTAACACGGCTGGTCTGCAGCTTATGAAGGAGAGCTGGGAGAAACACCTGGTCACAGAAGTCATCATAGATGAGATTCCTTTTCCCCGCTATTTCTCATCACTCAAGGAAAAAGAGTACACACTGGGATCAATCACCTGGATCGGAGACTATGCCGACCCTATGACCTTTCTACAGATGTGGCAGGAGGGAAGCAGTCTCAATGATGCTGATTTCAACTCAGAGGAATACAACAGGCTCCTGGAAGAAGCAGTAGGTGATGATCGTTATCAGAAGATGAGTGAAGCCGAAAAGCTGCTGCTTATGACAGCACAGGTTCTGCCAATGAGCCATTCACCGGCACTTAACCTTATAGATCTCCGCTTTCTTGAGGGCTGGTATCCCAATGTGCTGGATATTCACCCTTTCAAGTATATCAAGTTTAAAAATGACTTCATGATCCCCGGAACGATCTGA
- a CDS encoding response regulator: MTKKVLYAEDEFTNRKILEIVCRKLNYQCILAEDGLQALELYRKESPDLVVLDQYMPGYNGDIVAEKIRAKDKTTPLVAITSDDEALPQLREAGFDRVLVKPVKNRDYESLLKSYLE; this comes from the coding sequence ATGACGAAGAAAGTCCTGTATGCAGAAGATGAGTTTACCAACAGAAAAATTCTGGAGATCGTCTGCCGTAAGCTGAACTATCAGTGCATCCTGGCGGAAGACGGACTGCAGGCTCTGGAACTGTATAGGAAGGAATCTCCCGATCTGGTGGTACTGGATCAGTACATGCCCGGTTATAATGGGGATATTGTGGCAGAAAAAATCCGGGCAAAGGATAAGACCACTCCCCTTGTTGCCATTACCAGTGATGACGAGGCCCTGCCTCAACTCAGGGAAGCCGGTTTTGACCGGGTCCTTGTAAAACCGGTAAAAAACAGAGATTACGAATCTCTACTCAAAAGTTATCTGGAGTAA